The Spirosoma sp. SC4-14 DNA window CGCCCGCTTCTTCTTTGATTTTTTTAAGATCCCCTTCTGTTTTTAAGGTAATCAACTGATCGTCAACACTGATAATCCGGGCTATTTTTTCAGCAAATGTGTAATCGTTACGAAAATGCTTGCCCAATGGCGACGGGACACTACTGGCATAGCCAATGTTGTCACGGTGCATTTCGGTCACAACCCGATAAATGCGGTTACTATTTGAATGAAAATTATCAAAACTCAGATGATGGCTAACCAACGTAAAAATGAGGATACTACAGGCCATACTTAAGGCCAATCCGGCCACATTAATCAGTGTGTAGCCCTTGTTCCGTTGCAGATTACGAAACGCGATTTTGACATAATTCCGAATCATTGTAATTCCTGGTCTTGAGTGTTGTTCATTTTGTTGATTAGCTTGTTTGCGTTGTCGCACAAAGGGCGGCAGCACCGATACGACGTTGAGCATATAGCGCAGCGTAGCCTGCGTTTGGCCCGCCCGATGGTACCAGTAGGTGTATAGCTCGTCCAGATCACCTTCTACTTCTTCGAGCGTTTCTTCGGGATGAAGTCGGGTGAGGAGCCAGTGGGCAAACCGGGGTGGTAGAGGTTGACTGAACTGTTTCATAAGCCACTAAGTTGGAGTGCATTGGGAGGAACCAGTTGCCAAAGATCCTGACGCAGTTGTTGAATTTCCTGCAATGCCCGACTACCCAGCGCCGTGATCCGAAACAATCGCTTGCGTCGGCCTCCACGTTCGGTTGTGGCTCCGCCCAACTCCGACTTTACGAACCCTTTTTCTTCCAGCCGAATGAGTGTATTATGCACCGTGCCGAAGGTAACAATCCGGCCCGTGTGCTCTTCCAGTGCCTGACTGACCGTGACGCCATAGCCTTCGCCATCCAGAATAGCGACCATCAGCAACACCATCTCTTCAAACTCGCCCAAATAGGTTCGACGCATATGCCCAATCAATTAGTTTATATTTTATCGTACAAATCTGCGGCCAAACATCAACAAGCTGCCCTAACGGCCTGAAACAGCCAATTTCATCATTTTCAGAAGCTAATGATTGTCCGTAACTGGACATCGGCTGTCCGTCGTGGGACAACCGAAAGTGATACTATTAGCCCCGTTTTCGGCTTCTTGGGTGAAACTCCCGAAGGGTTTGTTGCAGATAATCGCGGTCGAGGTGAGTGTAAATTTCGGTTGTCGTTATGGATTCATGACCGAGCATTTGCTGGACTGCGCGCAAGTCGGCACCTCCTTCGATGAGATGGGTAGCAAACGAATGTCGGAATGTGTGCGGGCTGATATTTTTCTGAATACCAACTTCATCGGCCAGTTTTTTGATAGTCGTGAAAACCG harbors:
- a CDS encoding PadR family transcriptional regulator, yielding MRRTYLGEFEEMVLLMVAILDGEGYGVTVSQALEEHTGRIVTFGTVHNTLIRLEEKGFVKSELGGATTERGGRRKRLFRITALGSRALQEIQQLRQDLWQLVPPNALQLSGL